The following are encoded in a window of Geotrypetes seraphini chromosome 5, aGeoSer1.1, whole genome shotgun sequence genomic DNA:
- the LOC117360477 gene encoding uncharacterized protein LOC117360477 isoform X1, whose product MLRGNGHSLNKGDMEAEGVLTTKVRARRFTDEEFAVLVNSVVAKFKDLFHSTRLSSGMKLAIWAKIASDVSCKRSVLQCKHCWKDIRAVVKANYSKICRHAKGTGGGPPCAVELSDLKRHVLRTLHSEQIVGIPGGVDTSAPVSDYGNAQDGHTGAEATLHISTFPVGRGQKRRLCPAEPVAPTMNSEENEPQPGTSGVGRLTAIAPVSPTQNMDLQHAHKQEGNIVGTCVSPDLYADEGEFFACGLQGVSVVLIFLNLVIFTIYIF is encoded by the exons GAGACATGGAGGCAGAGGGAGTCCTCACCACTAAGGTCAGAGCACGCAGATTCACAGATGAAGAGTTTGCTGTTCTTGTGAATAGTGTAGTGGCGAAGTTTAAGGATCTATTCCACAGCACAAGGCTTTCTTCTGGGATGAAACTTGCAATTTGGGCGAAAATTGCAAGTGATGTGTCGTGTAAACGCAGTGTCCTGCAATGCAAGCACTGTTGGAAGGACATCCGTGCTGTGGTTAAGGCCAATTACAGCAAGATATGCAGACATGCCAAGGGTACCGGTGGTGGCCCTCCATGTGCTGTAGAGCTCAGTGACCTGAAGCGTCATGTTCTTCGCACCCTGCATTCTGAACAGATTGTAGGTATCCCTGGTGGTGTGGACACATCAGCCCCGGTGAGCGATTATGGAAACG CGCAAGATGGCCATACAGGGGCTGAGGCCACCCTACACATTTCTACATTTCCTGTGGGAAGAGGACAAAAAAGAAGATTGTGTCCAGCTGAACCGGTTGCCCCTACTATGAATTCTGAGGAAA ACGAGCCACAGCCGGGGACATCGGGTGTTGGAAGATTAACAGCGATTGCGCCAGTTTCACCAACACAGAATATGGATCTGCAACATG CACATAAACAGGAGGGGAACATCGTGGGAACCTGTGTTTCACCTGACCTCTATGCAGATGAAGGTGAGTTTTTTGCCTGCGGTTTGCAAGGTGTGAGTGTTGTATTAATATTTCTTAATTTGGTTATTTTTaccatttatattttttaa
- the LOC117360477 gene encoding uncharacterized protein LOC117360477 isoform X2, which yields MLRGNGHSLNKGDMEAEGVLTTKVRARRFTDEEFAVLVNSVVAKFKDLFHSTRLSSGMKLAIWAKIASDVSCKRSVLQCKHCWKDIRAVVKANYSKICRHAKGTGGGPPCAVELSDLKRHVLRTLHSEQIVGIPGGVDTSAPVSDYGNAQDGHTGAEATLHISTFPVGRGQKRRLCPAEPVAPTMNSEENEPQPGTSGVGRLTAIAPVSPTQNMDLQHAHKQEGNIVGTCVSPDLYADEEHSQ from the exons GAGACATGGAGGCAGAGGGAGTCCTCACCACTAAGGTCAGAGCACGCAGATTCACAGATGAAGAGTTTGCTGTTCTTGTGAATAGTGTAGTGGCGAAGTTTAAGGATCTATTCCACAGCACAAGGCTTTCTTCTGGGATGAAACTTGCAATTTGGGCGAAAATTGCAAGTGATGTGTCGTGTAAACGCAGTGTCCTGCAATGCAAGCACTGTTGGAAGGACATCCGTGCTGTGGTTAAGGCCAATTACAGCAAGATATGCAGACATGCCAAGGGTACCGGTGGTGGCCCTCCATGTGCTGTAGAGCTCAGTGACCTGAAGCGTCATGTTCTTCGCACCCTGCATTCTGAACAGATTGTAGGTATCCCTGGTGGTGTGGACACATCAGCCCCGGTGAGCGATTATGGAAACG CGCAAGATGGCCATACAGGGGCTGAGGCCACCCTACACATTTCTACATTTCCTGTGGGAAGAGGACAAAAAAGAAGATTGTGTCCAGCTGAACCGGTTGCCCCTACTATGAATTCTGAGGAAA ACGAGCCACAGCCGGGGACATCGGGTGTTGGAAGATTAACAGCGATTGCGCCAGTTTCACCAACACAGAATATGGATCTGCAACATG CACATAAACAGGAGGGGAACATCGTGGGAACCTGTGTTTCACCTGACCTCTATGCAGATGAAG aACATTCTCAATAA